A single region of the Lycium barbarum isolate Lr01 chromosome 2, ASM1917538v2, whole genome shotgun sequence genome encodes:
- the LOC132625808 gene encoding phytosulfokine receptor 1 — protein sequence MLKLGLIFLFLGFCLQAQSQNPQNFTCNPKDFKALEDFVKSLETVLDFWDIKNSTNCCNWIGVTCNIVANSRRVVKLELGKKRLNGKLSESLGNLDQLRTLNLSHNFLKGPVPFKLFHLPKLEVLDLSNNDFSGLFIDSINLPSLQVFNISDNSFEGPVPVDICENSTRVSVIKIGVNYFNGSVPSKIGNCGSLEHLCLGSNLLSGSLPDELFKLPRLAFLSLQENRFSGNVSSKIGNLSHLVRLDICSNGFSGEIPDEFDKLRNLTYLSAHSNRLSGKIPTSLANSRSISSLSLRNNSLEGTIDLNCSAMISLISLDLATNMFRGSVPSNLPSCPKLQNVNLARNNFTGQIPETFKDFHSLSSLSVSNNSMHNIDSALRILQHCKNLTTLVLTMNFRDEVLPTDPSLQFPELKALIIPNCRLTGLVPEWLRNSSKLQLLDLSWNRLTGKLPPWIGDFEYLFYMDLSNNSFTGEIPKEITGLKSMISGPISMDEPSPDFPFFLKRNVSVRGLQYNQIFSFPPTLELGNNFLTGGILPEFGNLKRLHVLDLKSNNLSGTIPSTLSGMVSIEILDLSHNDLIGKIPSSLVQCSFLSKFSVAYNKLLGEVPTGGQFPTFSASSFEGNLGLCGEHLTPCQNTGHAPHHSVAKGKRRRKGTVIGMGIGIGLGTVFLLALMYLIVVRASSRKVVDQEKEMDGANKEMEDLGSSLVIFFHNNKENNYKEMCLDDLLKCTNNFDQSNIVGCGGFGLVYKAILRDGRKVAIKRLSGDYGQMEREFQAEVESLSRAQHPNLVHLQGYCKYRTDRLLIYSYMENGSLDYWLHEKVDGPALLDWDLRLHIAQGAARGLAYLHQACEPHILHRDIKSSNILLDENFEAHLADFGLARLILPYDTHVTTDVVGTLGYIPPEYGQAAVATYKGDVYSFGVVLLELLTCKRPMDPCKPRASRDLISWVIQMKKQKRETEVFDPLIYDKQHAEEMLLVLEVALLCLHEYPKIRPSSQQLVSWLDNINTPPDVHVF from the exons ATGTTGAAACTTGGTTTGATCTTTTTGTTTTTGGGGTTTTGCTTACAAGCTCAATCCCAAAATCCCCAAAACTTTACATGTAATCCAAAAGATTTCAAAGCTTTAGAGGATTTTGTTAAAAGTTTGGAAACAGTTCTTGATTTTTGGgatatcaagaattcaacaaaTTGTTGTAATTGGATTGGTGTCACTTGCAATATTGTAGCCAATTCTAGAAGGGTGGTGAAATTGGAACTTGGGAAAAAAAGGCTAAATGGTAAACTTTCTGAATCTTTAGGCAATTTAGACCAACTTAGGACACTGAATTTGTCTCACAATTTCCTTAAAGGTCCTGTCCCTTTTAAACTATTCCATTTGCCTAAATTAGAAGTATTAGACTTGAGCAATAATGATTTTTCTGGCTTGTTCATTGATAGTATAAACTTGCCTTCACTTCAAGTTTTTAATATATCTGATAATTCCTTTGAAGGACCAGTTCCTGTGGATATTTGTGAAAATTCAACTAGAGTTTCTGTTATTAAAATAGGAGTCAATTATTTCAATGGTAGTGTACCATCAAAAATTGGAAATTGTGGTTCATTGGAACATCTTTGCCTTGGCTCAAATCTTCTTTCTGGTAGTTTACCTGATGAACTTTTTAAACTACCAAGATTGGCTTTTTTGTCACTACAAGAAAATCGATTCTCGGGGAATGTTAGCAGCAAGATTGGTAACCTTTCTCACTTGGTTCGTTTGGATATTTGTTCAAATGGTTTTTCAGGGGAAATTCCAGATGAGTTTGACAAGTTAAGGAATTTAACTTATTTGTCAGCTCATTCAAATAGGTTAagtggtaaaataccaacttcaTTAGCGAATTCGAGGAGTATTAGTTCTCTTAGTTTGAGAAATAATTCTTTAGAGGGTACCATTGATCTTAATTGTTCAGCTATGATTAGTCTTATTTCTCTTGATCTTGCAACAAACATGTTCCGTGGCTCGGTTCCTTCTAATCTTCCTAGCTGTCCAAAGTTGCAAAATGTCAATCTTGCTAGAAACAATTTCACTGGACAAATCCCGGAAACTTTCAAGGATTTCCATAGCCTGTCTTCCCTTTCAGTATCGAACAATAGTATGCATAACATTGATTCTGCTCTAAGAATTTTACAGCATTGCAAGAATCTGACTACTTTGGTCCTTACTATGAATTTTCGGGATGAAGTTTTGCCTACGGATCCGAGCCTGCAGTTCCCCGAGCTGAAAGCTCTCATTATTCCAAATTGCAGGCTCACTGGATTGGTTCCCGAATGGTTGAGAAATAGCTCGAAATTACAACTTTTGGACTTGTCGTGGAACCGTTTGACAGGAAAACTTCCACCTTGGATTGGAGATTTTGAGTATTTGTTCTATATGGATTTGTCCAATAATTCGTTTACGGGGGAGATTCCAAAAGAAATTACTGGATTGAAGAGTATGATTTCCGGCCCTATCTCAATGGACGAGCCATCTCCGGattttccctttttcttgaaaaggAACGTAAGCGTAAGAGGATTGCAGTATAATCAGATTTTTAGCTTCCCTCCAACACTGGAACTAGGTAACAACTTTCTCACTGGAGGAATTTTGCCCGAATTTGGAAACCTAAAAAGGTTACACGTTTTGGATCTGAAAAGCAACAACTTATCCGGGACAATACCAAGTACCCTGTCCGGTATGGTGAGCATAGAGATTTTGGATCTATCACATAACGATCTGATTGGCAAAATACCGTCTTCTTTAGTCCAATGTAGCTTTTTGTCGAAGTTCAGTGTCGCTTATAATAAGCTCTTGGGGGAAGTTCCTACTGGAGGCCAGTTCCCGACATTTTCAGCTTCAAGCTTCGAGGGCAACCTGGGACTCTGCGGTGAACATCTTACTCCGTGCCAAAATACTGGCCATGCTCCTCATCATTCGGTTGCCAAAGGAAAGAGGCGGCGAAAAGGAACTGTCATTGGTATGGGTATTGGCATTGGTCTTGGGACAGTTTTTCTTCTTGCTCTTATGTACTTGATTGTTGTACGGGCGAGTAGTCGAAAAGTAGTTGATCAAGAAAAGGAGATGGATGGTGCTAATAAGGAAATGGAAGACTTAGGCTCAAGTCTGGTGatatttttccataacaacaaggaGAACAACTATAAGGAGATGTGTCTTGATGACCTTTTGAAGTGTACTAACAATTTCGATCAATCAAATATTGTTGGCTGCGGAGGATTCGGTTTGGTCTACAAGGCCATCCTTCGTGATGGTAGGAAAGTTGCCATCAAGCGGCTTTCAG GTGACTACGGGCAAATGGAAAGAGAATTCCAAGCTGAAGTTGAATCGCTTTCAAGAGCTCAGCATCCGAATCTTGTTCATCTTCAAGGATATTGCAAGTACAGAACCGACCGGCTTCTAATTTATTCCTACATGGAGAATGGAAGCTTGGATTATTGGCTGCACGAGAAAGTCGACGGGCCTGCTTTATTGGACTGGGATTTAAGGCTTCATATTGCACAAGGGGCAGCACGAGGACTCGCCTACTTGCACCAAGCATGTGAACCTCATATTCTGCACCGAGATATAAAGTCGAGTAACATACTTCTTGATGAAAATTTCGAAGCTCACTTGGCTGATTTCGGTCTAGCAAGGCTTATTCTGCCTTATGACACTCATGTGACTACTGATGTTGTTGGAACATTAGGTTATATACCTCCTGAATACGGTCAAGCTGCCGTAGCTACCTATAAAGGGGACGTTTATAGTTTTGGTGTCGTTCTTTTGGAGCTCCTTACATGCAAAAGACCGATGGACCCATGCAAGCCTAGAGCAAGCCGAGATTTAATCTCTTGGGTGATCCAAATGAAGAAACAAAAGAGGGAAACTGAAGTTTTTGATCCTTTGATATATGACAAGCAGCACGCAGAAGAAATGTTATTGGTTCTTGAAGTCGCTCTCCTCTGCTTGCATGAATATCCGAAAATAAGGCCTTCTTCGCAGCAGTTAGTTTCTTGGCTCGATAACATAAACACGCCACCTGATGTTCATGTGTTTTAG